The following proteins come from a genomic window of Denitromonas sp.:
- a CDS encoding rhodanese-like domain-containing protein, whose product MPRRFPAAFAITLALGLVAPSQAADAPADPQRQTSWGLYVDSREAYDMKTGPRGDAVLLVDVRDPVEIMFTGFTDVVDVNIPFMTADRSRWNDKKNVFQMQRNEDFAPAIARALAARKLGKDTAIVLMCRSGGERGAPSAKALEGQGYERVYVVVDGFEGSTVKDGERKHWRLVNGWKNAGLPWSYTLNKAKMAPQDSGAPQ is encoded by the coding sequence ATGCCCCGACGCTTCCCCGCCGCATTCGCCATCACCCTTGCCCTGGGCCTTGTCGCCCCCAGTCAGGCCGCCGATGCCCCCGCCGATCCGCAGCGACAGACATCGTGGGGCCTCTATGTCGACTCACGCGAGGCCTACGACATGAAAACCGGCCCCCGCGGCGACGCCGTGCTGCTGGTGGATGTGCGCGACCCGGTCGAAATCATGTTCACCGGCTTCACCGACGTGGTGGATGTGAACATCCCCTTCATGACGGCCGACCGCAGCCGCTGGAACGACAAAAAGAACGTCTTCCAGATGCAGCGCAACGAAGACTTCGCCCCGGCCATCGCCCGTGCGCTCGCCGCGCGCAAGCTCGGCAAGGACACGGCTATCGTGCTCATGTGCCGCTCTGGCGGTGAGCGCGGCGCGCCCAGTGCCAAGGCCCTTGAGGGGCAGGGCTACGAGCGGGTCTATGTGGTCGTGGATGGTTTCGAAGGCAGCACCGTGAAGGACGGCGAGCGCAAGCACTGGCGCCTCGTCAACGGCTGGAAAAACGCCGGCCTGCCGTGGAGCTACACCCTCAACAAGGCCAAGATGGCGCCGCAGGATAGCGGCGCCCCCCAGTGA
- a CDS encoding cytochrome b/b6 domain-containing protein, which produces MSHATPMKRIYVFKRYERFWHWSQAVLVIVMLVTGFEIHGSYDNLGFERAVRLHTLSAWTLLALWAFTIFWQFTTGEWRQYIPTASKLVAMARYYMFGIFVGAPHPYHKTALKKHNPLQRLAYLVLLALVSPIIWGSGLLYLFYAYWGDLGLDRWLSLEQVATVHTAGAFMMLVFVIAHVYLTTTGHTVFAHIKAMITGWDEVEDDDGAGPAKSR; this is translated from the coding sequence ATGTCACACGCCACCCCGATGAAGCGCATCTACGTCTTCAAGCGTTACGAGCGATTCTGGCACTGGTCCCAGGCCGTGCTGGTGATTGTCATGCTGGTCACCGGTTTCGAGATCCACGGCAGCTACGACAACCTCGGCTTTGAGCGCGCGGTGCGCCTGCACACGCTGTCGGCCTGGACGCTGCTGGCGCTGTGGGCCTTCACCATCTTCTGGCAATTCACCACCGGCGAATGGCGCCAGTACATCCCCACCGCCAGCAAGCTGGTGGCCATGGCGCGCTACTACATGTTCGGCATTTTTGTCGGTGCCCCTCACCCTTATCACAAGACCGCGCTCAAGAAGCACAACCCGCTGCAGCGCCTCGCCTATCTGGTGCTGCTGGCGCTGGTCTCACCGATCATCTGGGGCTCCGGGTTGCTCTACCTGTTCTATGCCTACTGGGGCGACCTTGGGCTGGACCGCTGGCTGAGTCTCGAACAGGTGGCCACGGTGCACACCGCCGGCGCCTTCATGATGCTGGTCTTCGTCATCGCCCACGTCTACCTCACCACCACCGGCCACACGGTGTTCGCCCACATCAAGGCCATGATCACCGGCTGGGACGAGGTTGAAGACGACGATGGCGCCGGCCCTGCCAAATCACGCTGA
- a CDS encoding tetrathionate reductase family octaheme c-type cytochrome, whose translation MRSRALPALFALAMLIIGLSGTSLAASAPGKASTADHSKFEELAGPFDSGEAVTRACLKCHTEASHQIMQTRHWTWDYANPDTGQRLGKKTMVNAFCIGDQSNEPFCQSCHIGYGWKDQHFDFTDANKVDCLACHNTGGYTKPFGFAGNPVTVRSEYPPGSGKFIEPIDLAKIAQAVGRTRRDTCGACHYNGGGGDGVKHGDLDSSLNTATHALDVHMDKDGLNFSCSDCHVSDQHAVAGSRISVTAADPHPALLRGEKSARNPATCQACHGDKPHKENLLAAERLNAHTDTLACQTCHIPAFARGGVATKMAWDWSQAGQLTAEGKPFQKKDDHGHVIYDSKKGAFVLGKDVTPAYQWFNGKVTYTLQDDKIDPSTRVPINVFHGEPGAADARIWPVKVFHGRQPYDTERNTLLVPSVGVPNDSAFWYNFDWPKALAAGAEATGAPFSGKYDFVDTRMLWPITHMVAPKDKAVGCHECHTNGGRLAGIDGVYIPGRDHNPWLDRFGWLAALAALLGVTLHAIARVITHLRKED comes from the coding sequence ATGCGATCACGAGCACTCCCTGCCCTGTTCGCGCTGGCCATGCTGATCATCGGCCTAAGCGGCACGAGCCTGGCGGCAAGCGCCCCTGGCAAGGCCTCGACCGCCGATCACAGCAAATTCGAAGAACTGGCCGGCCCCTTCGACAGCGGCGAGGCGGTCACCCGCGCCTGCCTCAAATGCCACACCGAGGCCTCGCACCAGATCATGCAGACCCGCCACTGGACCTGGGACTACGCCAACCCGGACACTGGCCAGCGTCTGGGCAAGAAAACCATGGTCAACGCCTTCTGCATCGGCGACCAGTCCAACGAGCCCTTCTGCCAATCCTGCCACATCGGCTACGGCTGGAAAGACCAGCACTTCGACTTCACCGATGCCAACAAGGTCGATTGCCTGGCCTGTCACAACACCGGCGGATACACCAAACCCTTCGGCTTTGCCGGCAACCCGGTAACGGTGCGCAGCGAGTATCCGCCGGGCTCGGGCAAGTTCATCGAGCCCATCGACCTGGCCAAGATCGCCCAGGCCGTCGGCCGCACCCGCCGTGACACCTGCGGCGCCTGCCACTACAACGGCGGTGGCGGCGACGGCGTCAAGCACGGCGACCTCGACTCCTCGCTCAACACCGCCACCCACGCGCTCGATGTACACATGGACAAGGACGGGCTGAACTTCAGCTGCAGCGACTGCCATGTGAGCGACCAGCACGCCGTGGCCGGCAGCCGCATCTCTGTAACCGCAGCCGACCCGCACCCGGCCCTGCTGCGCGGCGAAAAGTCCGCCCGCAATCCGGCCACCTGCCAGGCCTGCCATGGCGACAAGCCACACAAGGAAAACCTGCTCGCCGCCGAACGCCTCAACGCGCACACCGACACCCTCGCCTGCCAGACCTGTCACATCCCGGCCTTCGCCCGCGGCGGCGTGGCCACCAAAATGGCCTGGGACTGGTCGCAGGCCGGCCAGCTCACCGCCGAGGGCAAGCCCTTCCAGAAAAAGGACGACCACGGCCATGTGATCTACGACAGCAAAAAAGGCGCCTTCGTCCTCGGCAAAGACGTCACGCCGGCCTACCAGTGGTTCAACGGGAAGGTCACCTACACCCTGCAGGATGACAAGATCGACCCCAGCACCCGGGTGCCGATCAACGTCTTCCATGGCGAGCCGGGCGCGGCCGACGCGCGCATCTGGCCGGTCAAGGTCTTCCACGGCCGCCAGCCTTACGACACCGAGCGCAACACGCTGCTGGTGCCCAGTGTCGGCGTGCCGAACGATTCGGCCTTCTGGTACAACTTTGACTGGCCCAAGGCCCTGGCCGCCGGCGCCGAAGCCACCGGCGCGCCCTTCAGCGGCAAGTACGACTTCGTCGACACCCGGATGCTGTGGCCGATCACCCACATGGTCGCGCCCAAGGACAAAGCCGTCGGCTGCCACGAATGCCACACCAACGGCGGCCGCCTGGCCGGTATCGACGGCGTGTACATCCCCGGCCGCGACCACAACCCATGGCTCGACCGCTTCGGCTGGCTCGCCGCCCTGGCCGCCCTGCTCGGCGTGACGCTGCATGCCATCGCCCGCGTCATCACCCATCTGCGCAAGGAGGACTGA
- a CDS encoding peroxiredoxin: MMEPQAPCPAFPRINEPAPAFKAETTFGPRSLEDYRGKWLILFSHPADFTPVCTTEFMGFARAADTFRAMNCELLGLSIDSLFSHLAWTRSIKQNFGVDITFPIIEDLKMEVAKAYGMIHPGAGDTSAVRATFFIDPDGKLRAMVYYPMSNGRSIDEFVRLLHALQTSDTHGVATPENWKPGEAVIVPPPKTAEAAEKRASEGYDYVDWYFSRKTL, encoded by the coding sequence ATGATGGAACCGCAAGCCCCCTGCCCCGCCTTCCCCAGGATCAACGAACCCGCGCCCGCCTTCAAGGCCGAGACCACCTTCGGCCCGCGCAGCCTTGAAGACTACCGCGGCAAATGGTTGATCCTGTTCTCCCACCCGGCCGATTTCACGCCGGTGTGCACCACCGAGTTCATGGGCTTCGCCCGTGCGGCGGATACCTTCCGCGCCATGAACTGCGAACTGCTCGGCCTGTCGATCGACAGTCTGTTCTCGCATCTGGCCTGGACGCGCAGCATCAAGCAGAACTTCGGCGTCGACATCACCTTCCCGATCATCGAAGACCTGAAGATGGAGGTGGCCAAAGCCTACGGCATGATTCACCCGGGCGCCGGAGACACGTCCGCGGTGCGCGCCACCTTCTTCATCGACCCCGACGGCAAGCTGCGGGCGATGGTCTACTACCCGATGAGCAACGGCCGCTCGATCGACGAGTTCGTCCGCCTTCTCCACGCATTGCAAACCAGCGATACCCACGGCGTGGCCACGCCTGAGAACTGGAAGCCGGGCGAGGCGGTCATCGTGCCGCCGCCCAAAACCGCCGAAGCCGCCGAAAAGCGGGCATCGGAAGGCTACGACTACGTGGATTGGTATTTCTCCAGAAAGACGCTGTAA
- a CDS encoding MBL fold metallo-hydrolase — MYFRQIFHSPSYSISYLLADMSACDAVVIDPVADQAELLLALLQERDLRLRYVLRTHMHSPQQGLCGELCRFTGADLVTGADTPYEGAALRKAHGDTVVFGSEALRVLATPGHTPDSVCFLWRDRLFCGDTLEIGGYRADAMQSDPGRLYDSVTQRLFLLPGETLLFPGHNFAGRTVSTVAEERHHNAAFAAGSRDSFLTANTRQPGLPLRPEPPRHNPLTPQKNAHPEAP; from the coding sequence ATGTACTTTCGCCAGATTTTCCACTCTCCCAGCTATTCGATCAGCTACCTGCTGGCTGACATGAGCGCATGCGATGCCGTCGTGATCGACCCCGTGGCCGATCAGGCCGAGCTATTGCTGGCCTTGCTGCAAGAGCGTGACCTGCGCCTGCGTTATGTCCTGCGCACCCACATGCACTCGCCCCAGCAAGGTTTGTGCGGCGAGTTGTGCCGCTTCACCGGCGCCGATCTGGTCACCGGGGCCGACACCCCCTACGAAGGCGCGGCGCTGCGCAAGGCGCACGGCGATACGGTCGTCTTCGGCAGCGAGGCGCTGCGCGTCCTGGCCACGCCGGGGCATACGCCCGATTCGGTCTGCTTCCTGTGGCGAGACCGCCTGTTCTGCGGTGACACCCTGGAGATCGGCGGCTACCGGGCCGATGCCATGCAAAGCGACCCCGGGCGACTGTATGACAGCGTGACCCAGCGGCTCTTCCTGCTGCCCGGCGAGACCCTGCTGTTCCCCGGCCATAACTTTGCCGGCCGCACGGTGAGCACGGTCGCCGAGGAGCGCCACCACAATGCCGCCTTTGCCGCAGGCAGTCGCGACAGCTTCCTGACCGCGAATACCCGCCAGCCGGGCCTGCCGCTTCGACCCGAACCGCCCCGCCACAACCCACTTACACCACAAAAAAACGCCCATCCAGAGGCGCCATAG
- a CDS encoding SLAC1 anion channel family protein produces MSSANPTNTPAAFDHARLAHFPVALFSTVMGSAGLAIAWHKAAQLLGWPAIVGQALTVLASGLFVLLCALYGLKAMRHPDAVAAERRHPVKMNFFPTISIGILLLAIAWHGAAPEAARWLWMLGAALHLGFTLMAMNSWIHHTHYEVTHLNPAWFIPVVGNIIVPVVGVHYAPHEVSWFFFSIGLVFWMVLMAIVMYRLFFHAPLALRLTPTLFILLAPPSVGFIAYLNLTGELDAFARVLYYTALFLAMLLASNALRFFRVPFFVSAWAYSFPLAALSIATLRMAEATGLDGLRWLGAALVVLTTAVIAFLMLRTLRAITAGAICQPE; encoded by the coding sequence ATGAGCTCAGCGAATCCCACCAACACGCCCGCCGCCTTCGACCATGCCCGGCTTGCCCATTTTCCGGTCGCCCTGTTCTCCACCGTCATGGGGTCGGCCGGGCTGGCCATTGCCTGGCACAAGGCGGCCCAGCTGCTCGGCTGGCCGGCCATTGTCGGACAGGCGCTGACCGTCCTCGCCAGCGGTCTGTTCGTGCTGCTGTGCGCGCTCTACGGCCTCAAGGCCATGCGTCATCCGGACGCCGTGGCCGCCGAGCGGCGCCACCCGGTGAAGATGAACTTCTTCCCCACCATCTCCATCGGCATCCTGCTGCTGGCCATCGCCTGGCACGGCGCCGCGCCCGAGGCCGCACGATGGCTGTGGATGCTGGGTGCCGCGCTGCACCTGGGTTTCACGCTGATGGCCATGAACAGCTGGATCCACCACACCCACTATGAGGTGACGCACCTCAACCCGGCGTGGTTCATCCCGGTGGTGGGCAACATCATCGTGCCGGTGGTGGGCGTGCACTACGCGCCGCACGAAGTGTCATGGTTTTTCTTCAGCATCGGGCTGGTGTTCTGGATGGTGCTGATGGCGATCGTGATGTACCGCCTGTTCTTCCATGCGCCGCTGGCCTTGCGCCTGACCCCCACGCTGTTCATCCTGCTGGCGCCGCCGTCGGTGGGCTTCATCGCCTATCTGAACCTGACCGGCGAACTTGATGCCTTCGCCCGCGTGCTCTACTACACGGCGCTGTTCCTGGCCATGTTGCTCGCGTCCAACGCGCTGCGCTTCTTCCGTGTGCCCTTCTTCGTCTCGGCCTGGGCCTATTCCTTTCCGCTGGCGGCGCTGTCCATCGCGACCTTGCGCATGGCCGAGGCCACCGGTCTGGACGGCCTGCGTTGGCTGGGGGCGGCGTTGGTGGTGCTGACTACGGCGGTGATCGCCTTCCTCATGCTGCGCACACTGCGCGCCATCACCGCGGGCGCGATCTGCCAGCCTGAATAA
- a CDS encoding CHASE domain-containing protein, with the protein MRQTNAKSAPSIASRFHNEVTAWVVLAVSLVITAIGWYISQTYVERRAADRFAFEVEDARQRILGRMLEYEQVLRGGVAMVESLGRPATRAEWRTFVSGLEIQRHFPGIQGVGYAVMLPAEQLAAHIDSVRAEGFDDYAVRPEGARDVYSAIIYLEPFDWRNRRAFGYDMYSNPMRRAAMDHARDTGLPAVSGRVTLVQETERDVQAGFLVYLPVYRPGAPDGTVEARRASLIGYVYSPFRMTDLMRGILGSDTPDVGFVLHDGASQDAETLLYASDTPGALDGAMRRQTATLSLPGRDWTATFYSTPRFEAAMSSRQPEMIAVGGLLVDVLLFMVIWSLGTERRRVEARAMAMTAGIREATERLDLAQEAAGIGTWEIDLTQGRVIWDARMLQLYGMEDAQFFGRLADWQRCVHPDDIARVQAAAQAAIARGGVFDSVFRICLPDGQVRHVEAHGSAQVDPAGRPLRLVGVNRDITDEHEANAKIALAASVFDHAHEGIIITDGRQRIIDVNPAFTVVTGYRRDEVLGKTPALLQSGRHDADFYRAMWAELQRTGFWRGEIWNRRKSGALYAQMETISAVPDGDGGTRRYIAVFSDITKMVEQQEKLERMAHYDALTGLPNRSLLADRLAQAMALARRTGKRLAVCYLDLDGFKPVNDRFGHAAGDQLLIQVADRLKSLLRDSDSVARLGGDEFVVLLNGIDDALACEHALERLSEGLKDSYIVSGSETAEVSASIGVTLYPMDDVDADTLLRHADHAMYFAKEQGRGRYHLFDAEQNRQMQAHRQTVSRIGRAIVAGEFVLHYQPKVDMRAGRVVGAEALIRWAHPKRGLLPPAAFLPAVDDGDLAIPLGEWVIGDAMRQLSEWLRQGLHIKVSINISGAHLQQQDFVAHLERHLRNHPDVPAALIELELLETTALDDISKVSEIIAQCRALGVSVSLDDFGTGYSSLTYLKQLPADTLKIDRSFVRDMLSDVDDLTIVEGIVGLSRAFRRQVIAEGVESEDHGKLLLRVGCDLGQGYGIARPMPAEALPGWIRDYRQPVAWQHIGDRPWLRDDLPLYAAEFHHGQWLDQLVASLAPDTETTPPLKDDPALHRFAQWYAGEGQIRYGHLPEFAAIGPAHRRLYRLADALAQTHGVASGQDREALCADLLRASKAFLERLNALVAALGDGVPPAAPMAEALPATV; encoded by the coding sequence ATGCGCCAGACAAACGCCAAATCTGCCCCTTCCATCGCCAGCCGTTTTCACAATGAAGTGACCGCCTGGGTCGTGCTCGCCGTGTCGCTGGTGATCACCGCGATTGGCTGGTACATCTCGCAGACCTACGTCGAACGGCGTGCGGCTGACCGCTTTGCCTTCGAGGTCGAGGACGCCCGCCAGCGCATTCTCGGACGGATGCTCGAATACGAGCAGGTGCTGCGCGGCGGGGTGGCGATGGTCGAGTCACTCGGTCGTCCGGCCACCCGGGCGGAGTGGCGCACCTTCGTCAGCGGCCTCGAAATCCAGCGTCATTTTCCCGGCATCCAGGGCGTCGGCTATGCGGTGATGTTGCCGGCAGAACAACTGGCGGCGCACATCGACAGCGTGCGTGCGGAGGGGTTTGACGACTATGCCGTCAGGCCCGAGGGCGCGCGGGATGTCTACAGCGCCATCATCTATCTCGAGCCGTTCGACTGGCGCAACCGCCGTGCCTTCGGCTACGACATGTATTCCAACCCGATGCGTCGAGCGGCGATGGACCACGCCCGCGACACCGGTCTGCCGGCGGTGTCGGGGCGGGTCACGCTGGTGCAGGAGACCGAGCGGGATGTGCAGGCCGGCTTCCTCGTCTATTTGCCGGTGTATCGGCCCGGCGCACCGGATGGCACGGTCGAGGCGCGTCGCGCATCGCTGATCGGCTATGTGTATAGCCCGTTCCGGATGACCGACCTGATGCGTGGCATTCTCGGCAGCGACACCCCGGACGTCGGCTTCGTGCTCCACGACGGCGCCAGCCAGGACGCCGAGACCCTGCTCTACGCAAGCGATACGCCCGGCGCGCTCGATGGCGCCATGCGCCGCCAGACGGCCACCTTGTCCTTGCCGGGGCGGGACTGGACCGCCACCTTCTACAGCACCCCCCGCTTCGAGGCGGCCATGTCGAGCCGCCAGCCCGAGATGATCGCCGTCGGCGGCCTGCTGGTCGATGTGCTGCTGTTCATGGTGATCTGGTCGCTCGGTACCGAGCGCCGGCGGGTCGAGGCGAGGGCGATGGCCATGACCGCCGGCATCCGCGAAGCCACCGAGCGACTCGATCTGGCGCAGGAGGCGGCCGGGATCGGCACCTGGGAAATCGACCTGACCCAGGGGCGGGTGATTTGGGATGCGCGCATGCTTCAGCTGTACGGGATGGAGGATGCTCAGTTCTTCGGCCGGCTGGCCGACTGGCAGCGCTGTGTGCATCCGGACGACATCGCCCGCGTGCAGGCGGCGGCCCAGGCCGCGATTGCCCGGGGCGGCGTCTTCGATTCGGTGTTCCGCATCTGCCTGCCGGACGGGCAGGTCCGTCATGTCGAGGCGCACGGCTCGGCCCAGGTCGATCCGGCCGGCCGGCCGCTGCGCCTGGTGGGTGTGAACCGCGACATCACCGACGAGCACGAAGCCAACGCCAAGATCGCGCTGGCGGCGAGCGTGTTCGACCATGCCCATGAAGGCATCATCATCACCGACGGTCGCCAGCGGATCATCGACGTCAATCCGGCGTTTACCGTGGTGACCGGATACCGTCGCGACGAGGTCCTCGGCAAGACGCCGGCCCTGCTGCAATCGGGCCGGCACGATGCCGACTTCTACCGCGCCATGTGGGCCGAACTCCAGCGCACGGGCTTCTGGCGCGGCGAGATCTGGAACCGGCGCAAGAGCGGCGCCTTGTACGCGCAGATGGAAACGATCTCGGCCGTGCCGGATGGCGACGGCGGAACGCGCCGCTATATCGCGGTGTTCAGCGACATCACCAAGATGGTCGAGCAGCAGGAAAAGCTCGAGCGCATGGCTCACTACGATGCGCTGACCGGGCTGCCCAACCGCAGTCTGCTGGCCGACCGGTTGGCCCAGGCCATGGCGTTGGCCCGGCGGACCGGCAAGCGGCTGGCCGTGTGCTACCTCGATCTGGACGGTTTCAAGCCGGTGAATGATCGCTTCGGCCACGCGGCGGGCGATCAGTTGCTGATTCAGGTGGCCGACCGCCTCAAGAGCCTGCTGCGCGACAGCGACAGCGTGGCGCGCCTGGGCGGAGATGAATTCGTGGTGCTGCTCAACGGCATCGACGACGCGCTGGCCTGCGAGCACGCGCTCGAGCGCCTGAGCGAGGGCCTGAAGGATAGCTACATCGTGTCGGGCAGCGAAACGGCCGAGGTCTCGGCCAGCATCGGCGTCACCTTGTACCCGATGGATGACGTCGACGCCGACACCCTGTTGCGCCATGCCGACCATGCGATGTATTTCGCCAAGGAGCAGGGGCGCGGTCGCTACCACCTGTTCGATGCCGAGCAGAATCGCCAGATGCAGGCCCATCGCCAGACGGTCAGCCGCATTGGCCGGGCGATCGTGGCCGGCGAGTTCGTGCTCCACTACCAGCCCAAGGTGGACATGCGCGCCGGGCGGGTGGTGGGCGCCGAGGCCTTGATCCGCTGGGCGCATCCCAAGCGCGGCCTGCTGCCGCCGGCGGCGTTCCTGCCGGCGGTCGACGACGGCGACCTGGCTATCCCGCTGGGCGAATGGGTGATCGGCGATGCCATGCGCCAGTTGTCCGAATGGCTGCGCCAGGGCTTGCACATCAAGGTCAGCATCAACATTTCCGGGGCGCACCTGCAGCAGCAGGATTTCGTGGCCCATCTCGAGCGCCATCTGCGCAACCACCCCGACGTGCCGGCGGCGCTGATCGAGCTTGAGCTGCTCGAGACCACCGCCCTCGACGACATCTCCAAGGTCTCCGAAATCATCGCCCAGTGCCGCGCGTTGGGCGTGTCGGTGTCGCTCGATGACTTCGGCACCGGCTACTCCTCGCTGACCTATCTCAAGCAGCTGCCAGCCGACACGCTGAAGATCGACCGCTCCTTCGTGCGCGACATGCTCAGCGATGTTGACGACCTGACCATCGTCGAAGGCATTGTCGGGCTCAGCCGCGCGTTCCGTCGCCAGGTGATCGCCGAGGGCGTCGAGTCCGAAGACCACGGCAAGCTGTTGCTGCGCGTCGGCTGCGACCTGGGCCAGGGCTACGGCATTGCGCGGCCGATGCCGGCCGAGGCGCTACCGGGCTGGATCCGTGACTACCGCCAGCCGGTGGCATGGCAGCACATCGGCGACAGGCCGTGGCTGCGTGACGATCTGCCGCTGTACGCGGCGGAGTTCCACCACGGCCAGTGGCTCGACCAGCTCGTGGCCAGCCTGGCGCCCGACACCGAGACGACCCCGCCGCTCAAGGATGATCCGGCCTTGCACCGTTTTGCCCAGTGGTATGCCGGCGAGGGGCAGATACGCTATGGACACCTGCCCGAGTTTGCCGCCATCGGGCCGGCGCATCGCCGGCTGTACCGCCTTGCCGATGCGCTCGCGCAGACGCACGGCGTGGCATCGGGGCAGGATCGGGAGGCGCTGTGTGCCGATCTGCTCCGTGCCAGCAAGGCGTTCCTTGAACGCCTCAACGCCTTGGTGGCGGCGCTGGGGGACGGTGTGCCGCCGGCCGCACCCATGGCGGAGGCATTGCCCGCCACCGTGTAG
- a CDS encoding cytochrome-c peroxidase, with product MKRSQIALAIACALSAPLFAAAPAADEPIEVIRPPQNINLGMVELGKKLYFDPRLSKSGFISCNSCHNLSMGGTDNIPTSIGDKWQQGPINAPTVLNSSLNVAQFWDGRAADLKAQAGGPIANPGEMAFTHTLAINVLESIPGYVREFAQVFGAGKIDIEQVTAAIAEFEKTLVTPNSRFDQWLLGKTDALTAQELAGYQLFKSSGCVACHNGAAVGGNSFQKMGVVEPYKATSPAEGRSAVTGQDIDRFSFKVPTLRNVEMTYPYFHDGAANTLTEAVDIMGRLQLGRTFNAEENASIVAFLKTLTGDQPSFTLPILAPSSDSTPRPKPF from the coding sequence ATGAAACGCTCGCAAATTGCCCTTGCCATCGCCTGCGCGCTGAGCGCGCCCCTGTTTGCGGCGGCGCCCGCGGCGGATGAACCGATCGAGGTCATCCGACCGCCACAGAACATCAACCTCGGCATGGTCGAGCTGGGCAAGAAGCTCTACTTCGACCCGCGCCTGTCCAAGTCCGGCTTCATCTCCTGCAACTCCTGCCACAACCTGTCGATGGGCGGCACCGACAACATCCCGACCTCGATCGGCGACAAGTGGCAGCAGGGGCCGATCAACGCGCCCACGGTGCTCAACTCCAGCCTGAACGTGGCGCAGTTCTGGGACGGCCGTGCAGCTGACCTGAAGGCCCAGGCCGGCGGCCCGATCGCCAACCCGGGCGAGATGGCCTTTACCCACACACTGGCGATCAACGTGCTCGAGTCGATCCCGGGATATGTGCGCGAGTTTGCCCAGGTGTTCGGTGCGGGCAAGATCGACATCGAACAGGTGACCGCGGCCATTGCCGAATTCGAGAAGACTCTGGTCACGCCCAATTCGCGCTTCGACCAGTGGTTGCTCGGCAAGACCGATGCGCTGACGGCGCAGGAGCTGGCGGGCTACCAGCTCTTCAAGAGCAGCGGCTGCGTGGCCTGCCACAATGGCGCCGCGGTTGGCGGCAACTCCTTCCAGAAGATGGGCGTGGTCGAGCCATACAAGGCGACCAGCCCGGCCGAGGGGCGCTCGGCGGTCACCGGGCAGGACATCGACCGCTTCAGCTTCAAGGTGCCGACGCTGCGCAATGTGGAAATGACCTACCCGTACTTCCATGATGGCGCGGCCAACACGCTCACCGAGGCGGTCGACATCATGGGGCGCCTGCAGCTTGGCCGTACCTTCAACGCGGAGGAAAACGCCAGCATCGTGGCCTTCCTCAAGACGCTGACCGGCGACCAGCCGAGCTTCACGCTGCCGATCCTGGCGCCGTCGAGCGACAGCACGCCGCGGCCGAAGCCGTTCTGA
- a CDS encoding sulfurtransferase TusA family protein, which translates to MNFDKEVDASGLSCPLPILRAKKALAEMDAGQVLRVRATDPGSVKDFEAFARQTGNELLKSETVGESAFEFFLRRK; encoded by the coding sequence ATGAATTTCGACAAAGAAGTAGATGCCAGCGGGCTGAGCTGCCCGCTGCCGATCCTGCGGGCCAAGAAAGCGCTCGCCGAGATGGACGCGGGGCAGGTGCTGCGGGTGCGGGCGACCGACCCCGGCTCGGTGAAGGACTTCGAAGCCTTTGCCCGCCAGACCGGCAATGAATTGCTCAAGAGCGAGACCGTGGGCGAGAGCGCCTTCGAGTTCTTCCTGCGGCGCAAATAG
- a CDS encoding Fur family transcriptional regulator encodes MDTSINRQMADRLREAGIPVTLQRVEIARVMLSKPAHMSADQVFSAVREHVPETSRATVYNTLKLFREKKLVRELIVDRERVVYDSNTAPHYHLYNEDSGQLTDVAAEELQVVGLPVLPSGLTLEEVDVIIRVRASSS; translated from the coding sequence ATGGACACTTCAATCAACCGACAGATGGCCGACCGGCTGCGCGAGGCAGGCATTCCGGTCACCCTGCAGCGGGTCGAGATCGCGCGCGTGATGCTGTCGAAGCCGGCGCACATGTCCGCCGACCAGGTGTTCAGCGCGGTGCGCGAGCATGTTCCCGAAACCTCGCGGGCGACTGTCTACAACACCCTCAAACTGTTCAGGGAAAAGAAATTGGTCAGAGAGCTCATCGTGGATCGGGAGCGCGTCGTCTACGACTCCAATACGGCGCCTCACTACCATCTGTACAACGAAGATAGCGGGCAGCTCACCGATGTGGCGGCAGAGGAACTGCAGGTGGTCGGCCTGCCGGTGCTGCCCTCCGGCCTCACGCTCGAAGAGGTCGATGTCATCATCCGCGTGCGCGCCAGCAGCAGCTGA